In one Polynucleobacter sp. JS-JIR-5-A7 genomic region, the following are encoded:
- a CDS encoding sorbosone dehydrogenase family protein, protein MQVIKKPAMNKLIPLAVALLASSVIGLQGCSTSNTPLAEAPKPAPAPAWKQGMGADMSTSKLAPLAGKMTATPANEIPLNTLKLPPGFKIEVYASGIPGAREMAMGDNGKIYIGTRGIGRIYEVSNNGKERSSRIVVDKLVQPSGVAYKNGSLYVMAIDKVLRYDGISKNPTVAPVDMTSKFNLPPEQHHNWKYLAFGPDGKLYVPFGAPCNICELPTPEYAQIRRYNPDGSGMEVLATGVRNTQGFDWHPVTKQLWFTNHGRDWMGDDKPNDTLNILTSKGENFGFPYCHEGNMPDDKVIKPNACEGVTKPVALLGAHAAAMGITFYTGNMFPAEYKNVAFIARKGSWNRNVKSGYDVVTVKADANGKNAKITPFITGFMNSADQSFWGRPTFFLQMPDGSMLLTDEQLGAIYRITYKK, encoded by the coding sequence ATGCAAGTTATTAAGAAGCCGGCGATGAATAAGCTCATCCCATTAGCCGTAGCTTTATTGGCAAGCTCAGTCATCGGTTTGCAGGGTTGCTCAACTAGCAATACTCCTCTAGCCGAGGCTCCCAAGCCGGCTCCTGCACCAGCATGGAAACAAGGTATGGGCGCAGATATGTCAACTTCCAAGTTGGCTCCTTTGGCTGGCAAGATGACTGCTACCCCAGCAAATGAAATTCCCCTCAATACTTTGAAATTACCTCCTGGTTTCAAGATTGAAGTCTATGCAAGCGGTATTCCGGGTGCACGAGAAATGGCAATGGGTGACAACGGTAAGATTTATATCGGTACCCGTGGCATTGGTCGCATTTATGAAGTGAGTAATAACGGTAAAGAACGTAGTAGCCGAATTGTGGTTGATAAGTTAGTACAACCTTCTGGCGTTGCGTATAAAAATGGCTCACTCTACGTCATGGCGATTGATAAAGTATTGCGCTACGACGGTATTAGCAAAAATCCTACTGTGGCACCAGTGGATATGACCTCTAAGTTCAATTTGCCACCAGAGCAACACCACAACTGGAAGTATTTAGCCTTTGGTCCAGATGGTAAATTGTATGTACCTTTCGGTGCGCCTTGTAATATTTGCGAACTGCCAACACCTGAGTATGCGCAGATTCGTCGCTATAACCCCGATGGCTCTGGTATGGAAGTCTTAGCTACTGGTGTCAGAAATACGCAAGGCTTTGATTGGCACCCCGTTACCAAACAACTCTGGTTTACAAACCATGGGCGTGATTGGATGGGAGACGACAAGCCGAACGACACTTTGAATATCCTGACCAGTAAAGGTGAAAACTTTGGCTTCCCTTATTGCCATGAAGGCAATATGCCAGACGATAAAGTCATTAAGCCAAATGCTTGTGAGGGCGTAACCAAGCCAGTTGCACTATTAGGTGCTCACGCTGCAGCGATGGGTATTACCTTCTACACCGGTAATATGTTCCCAGCTGAATACAAAAATGTGGCATTTATTGCTCGCAAGGGCTCTTGGAATCGTAACGTCAAATCAGGCTATGACGTTGTGACTGTCAAGGCAGATGCAAACGGTAAGAATGCCAAGATCACACCTTTCATTACCGGCTTTATGAATTCTGCTGATCAGTCTTTCTGGGGTCGTCCTACATTCTTCCTACAGATGCCTGATGGTTCCATGCTCTTGACTGATGAACAGCTAGGTGCCATTTACAGAATTACTTACAAGAAATAA
- a CDS encoding cytochrome c codes for MRLVKIAAFLSGVYLSIVAPLSYAQNMSAKLVVCGACHGADGNSTMAGTPSLAGQPKVFLENNLIMIREGIRDIPVMKGQLDGLSDPQIIALAKFYSAQTLKPAPGQRDDALYERGQLLSKQVLCGTCHLPDYVGREQMPRLAGQREDYLLHTMRQFRNNQATGRDTIMAASLYGMNDDDLRAIAQYLSQLK; via the coding sequence ATGAGATTGGTAAAAATAGCGGCGTTTCTCTCGGGGGTTTATCTCTCGATAGTTGCGCCGCTTTCTTATGCCCAGAATATGAGTGCCAAACTGGTAGTTTGCGGAGCTTGTCACGGTGCCGATGGAAATTCCACCATGGCAGGCACTCCTTCTCTAGCAGGGCAACCTAAAGTATTTCTAGAAAATAATCTCATCATGATTCGCGAGGGGATTCGGGATATTCCTGTGATGAAGGGTCAATTAGATGGTTTGAGTGACCCTCAAATTATTGCTCTTGCAAAGTTTTATTCTGCTCAAACACTAAAACCTGCTCCAGGCCAGCGTGACGACGCGCTCTATGAAAGAGGACAACTGCTTTCAAAGCAGGTTCTTTGCGGAACATGCCACTTGCCAGACTATGTGGGTCGCGAGCAAATGCCTAGGCTAGCGGGACAGCGTGAAGATTATTTATTGCATACCATGCGCCAATTCCGCAACAACCAAGCGACTGGGCGAGATACGATTATGGCTGCATCCTTGTATGGCATGAATGATGATGATCTTAGGGCTATCGCCCAGTACTTATCCCAACTAAAATAA
- a CDS encoding acyltransferase, with translation MQTKNHFLLIDFLKVFAALLIILHHLSSYGQIAEDARTVLPELMTWLFEYGRYAVQIFLVMGGYLAAQSLTRTSNLKNLQTVLRIIFNRYLRLFAPYVIALIITIACAWVARFWVQDEFVGESETLSQFLAHLFFLQGILGLDSISAGVWYVAIDWQLYAILATVLGMFPTFRSVVWFLAVLCALSLLYFNRNADYENYFIYFIGSYGLGILAQLCKNYPDRLINRFARVVMGAIGMAIIVASFQEFWLRNILAYVVALVLILWGDWTYIDQWRDQKYLRPHKFVNAILWSSRRSYCAFLIHFAFILLANTLYIGWGMSRQHDGVMAIVLMCFSLVASWQAANYLYRWVEVPARRIKF, from the coding sequence TTGCAAACCAAAAACCATTTTTTATTAATTGATTTTCTCAAGGTCTTTGCGGCCCTCTTAATCATCCTTCATCATTTGTCGAGCTACGGACAGATCGCAGAGGATGCACGCACAGTGTTGCCAGAACTAATGACTTGGTTGTTTGAATACGGACGCTATGCAGTACAGATTTTTTTGGTCATGGGGGGTTACTTGGCCGCCCAATCCCTGACGCGCACCAGTAACTTAAAAAATCTCCAAACTGTTTTGAGGATTATTTTTAATCGCTATCTACGCTTGTTCGCGCCGTACGTTATTGCGCTGATCATCACCATAGCTTGTGCGTGGGTGGCGCGTTTTTGGGTACAAGATGAATTCGTGGGTGAATCAGAAACGCTCAGTCAGTTTTTAGCGCATCTATTTTTTCTGCAGGGTATCTTAGGGCTTGATTCTATTTCTGCTGGCGTTTGGTATGTCGCGATTGATTGGCAGCTATACGCAATTCTGGCAACCGTATTGGGAATGTTTCCTACCTTTCGTTCGGTAGTGTGGTTTTTAGCCGTACTGTGTGCTCTATCGCTGCTGTATTTCAATAGAAATGCTGACTACGAAAATTATTTCATCTACTTTATTGGCTCTTATGGTTTAGGTATTTTGGCTCAGCTTTGCAAAAATTATCCCGATCGATTAATCAATCGCTTTGCTAGAGTAGTGATGGGGGCTATTGGTATGGCAATCATAGTTGCCAGTTTTCAAGAGTTTTGGCTACGAAATATTCTGGCTTATGTAGTAGCTTTAGTTTTGATCCTCTGGGGGGATTGGACCTACATTGACCAATGGCGAGATCAAAAATATTTGCGTCCACATAAATTTGTGAATGCCATTTTATGGAGTAGCAGAAGATCGTATTGCGCTTTCTTAATACACTTCGCTTTTATCTTGTTGGCTAATACGCTCTACATCGGTTGGGGCATGAGCCGGCAACATGATGGAGTCATGGCGATAGTTCTGATGTGCTTCTCTTTAGTAGCAAGTTGGCAAGCTGCGAATTATCTCTACCGATGGGTAGAGGTGCCTGCGCGGAGAATTAAATTCTAA
- the yjgA gene encoding ribosome biogenesis factor YjgA, with amino-acid sequence MHINEKNRTPKLAEEDEGLSKSELKRQMTERQKLAEVLAALSSDALKTIPLDDAIKTAIAETNKIKSFEAIRRHKQYLGKLMRFLDEEELEAIQKRLDAIQGISKAETAKLHFLEGYRDRLIAHDETFTKMIEQYPDMDIQNMRTLIRNARREKEQNKPPKAYREIFRVLKEMGL; translated from the coding sequence ATGCACATTAATGAGAAAAATCGTACCCCCAAGCTTGCTGAGGAAGATGAAGGCCTTAGCAAGTCGGAGTTAAAGCGCCAAATGACTGAACGCCAGAAATTGGCAGAGGTATTGGCAGCTTTGAGTAGCGATGCCCTCAAAACCATTCCCTTAGATGACGCCATCAAAACAGCGATTGCAGAAACTAACAAGATTAAGAGTTTTGAAGCGATTCGTCGCCATAAGCAGTATCTAGGTAAGCTCATGCGCTTTCTGGATGAAGAAGAACTTGAAGCGATTCAAAAACGTTTAGATGCCATTCAGGGTATCAGTAAAGCAGAGACTGCAAAGCTTCATTTCTTAGAGGGCTATCGTGATCGGCTTATCGCCCATGATGAAACTTTTACCAAAATGATTGAGCAATATCCAGATATGGATATTCAGAATATGCGCACCCTTATTCGCAATGCGCGTAGAGAGAAAGAGCAAAATAAGCCGCCTAAGGCTTATCGAGAAATCTTTCGTGTCTTAAAAGAAATGGGGCTTTAG
- a CDS encoding helix-turn-helix domain-containing protein: MTAEDLFAQVQKMSAKERIKFFSLIAINAFKEADYTNEQVFGHLRNATFSAEEAAEFLEISLPTLRRYVQAGRLQPSTVIGRSQLFSSDSLRLFKQKISKE; this comes from the coding sequence ATGACTGCTGAGGATCTATTTGCTCAAGTGCAAAAAATGTCAGCAAAAGAACGTATTAAATTTTTCTCTTTAATTGCAATAAATGCCTTTAAGGAGGCCGATTACACTAACGAACAAGTATTTGGACATCTGAGAAATGCTACCTTTTCGGCAGAAGAGGCTGCAGAATTTTTAGAAATTTCACTTCCCACTTTGCGGAGATATGTCCAGGCCGGTAGATTACAGCCATCAACCGTCATTGGTCGCAGTCAGTTGTTTTCTAGTGATAGTCTGCGACTTTTCAAACAAAAGATCAGTAAAGAATAA
- a CDS encoding type II toxin-antitoxin system RelE/ParE family toxin, whose protein sequence is MRTCYKRAFAQFVKRASKPLQLAIEDKVIEVCNNPRIGQQKLGDLQGIFVYKFRFNKQEYLMAYQFNHFADGNFITWIEFCQIGPHENFYNQLKRSIRLK, encoded by the coding sequence ATGAGAACTTGCTATAAAAGAGCCTTTGCTCAATTTGTCAAAAGGGCTTCAAAGCCTTTGCAGTTAGCGATAGAAGATAAGGTTATTGAAGTTTGTAACAACCCCAGGATAGGTCAGCAAAAACTTGGTGATCTACAGGGAATATTTGTTTATAAGTTTCGCTTTAATAAACAGGAATATTTAATGGCATATCAATTTAACCATTTTGCAGATGGAAATTTCATAACCTGGATTGAGTTCTGTCAAATTGGACCTCATGAAAATTTCTACAATCAACTAAAACGATCAATTCGTCTCAAATGA